The following are encoded in a window of Paraburkholderia hospita genomic DNA:
- a CDS encoding methyl-accepting chemotaxis protein, which yields MVDQYVIAAALAGVAWGALAGLFVHRWWYRKRAAAQRQTTVDAQSTALAQAEERHAAEVRQHEQQARELHALVDTLRDDLAQQSVSAEEAREALNALHLQKDEWLQQATRLSTEAGRLRHLSATFERWHEQMISLMSQNHDMHSKNNELSSIVRHVLIVSLNASIEAARAGAAGRGFSIVASEVRSLAARSQELSKSYHDSLNRNDLITTATFQDIQAGGKMIAASLASVEALAGQIQSRLEQATT from the coding sequence GTGGTTGATCAGTATGTGATTGCGGCAGCATTGGCGGGTGTCGCGTGGGGCGCGCTGGCAGGTTTGTTCGTGCATCGGTGGTGGTACCGGAAACGGGCCGCCGCGCAACGGCAGACGACAGTCGATGCGCAGAGCACCGCGCTCGCCCAGGCTGAAGAACGTCACGCCGCCGAGGTTCGGCAGCACGAGCAGCAGGCGCGCGAACTGCACGCGCTCGTCGATACGCTGCGCGACGATCTCGCGCAGCAGTCTGTGTCGGCAGAAGAAGCGCGCGAAGCGCTGAATGCGCTGCATCTGCAAAAGGACGAGTGGCTGCAACAGGCGACGCGCCTCTCAACGGAAGCGGGGCGCCTGCGGCATCTGTCCGCCACGTTCGAGCGCTGGCACGAGCAGATGATCTCGCTAATGTCGCAGAACCACGACATGCACTCGAAGAACAATGAACTGTCGTCGATCGTGCGTCATGTCCTGATCGTGTCGCTGAATGCGTCGATTGAAGCGGCGCGCGCGGGCGCAGCGGGGCGCGGTTTCTCGATCGTCGCAAGCGAAGTGCGTTCACTTGCGGCACGCTCGCAGGAATTGTCGAAGAGCTATCACGACAGCCTGAATCGCAACGACCTGATCACGACGGCCACGTTTCAGGACATTCAGGCGGGCGGCAAGATGATTGCGGCGTCGCTGGCGAGCGTCGAGGCGCTTGCCGGTCAGATTCAATCCCGGTTAGAGCAGGCGACGACGTGA
- a CDS encoding response regulator, producing the protein MAKVLVVDDSSTVRDEVAGFLRKNGLDVDTAVDGKDGLAKLKASPGIRLVVSDVNMPNMDGLTMAEKIRGELANASVNIIMLTTESSPAMKERGKAAGVKGWIVKPFKGDAVLETFRKLAS; encoded by the coding sequence ATGGCTAAGGTTCTGGTAGTGGACGATTCGAGCACGGTGCGCGATGAAGTCGCGGGTTTTCTGAGGAAGAATGGTCTCGACGTCGATACCGCTGTGGACGGCAAGGATGGTCTCGCGAAGCTGAAGGCGTCGCCCGGCATCCGTCTCGTCGTCAGCGACGTCAACATGCCGAATATGGACGGCCTGACGATGGCCGAAAAGATTCGCGGCGAACTGGCCAATGCGAGCGTCAACATCATCATGCTGACAACGGAAAGCAGCCCTGCAATGAAGGAGCGCGGCAAGGCGGCAGGCGTGAAGGGCTGGATCGTAAAGCCGTTCAAGGGCGACGCAGTGCTCGAAACGTTCCGCAAGCTGGCCAGCTGA
- a CDS encoding ATP-binding protein, whose protein sequence is MTIRHRITLLVVLMLVALSAIGGYAVYQTRGSAADVRQVTQGVVPSALASADLVSQVKDVQLATMTLVYSPDANMVEQAQKELAAKEKSLREALDLQAKAAASHAQEGLVTQARDSLANYFAAINDTAKMKAEGKNDLAQAYLFANVAQYRDELEGIVETLRIEKNRQKDEAIDALNTGLATTTTAIGSASGAAILVLIAIGLLLYRQITRPLSRMQEMMSEIASSQDFTRRVPVGRMDEIGHSIVAFNGMIEKIQQSSAQLKQKTADIQAMLQNMQQGILTVVEDAKIHSEYSAYLEEIFETNDIAGRALMDLVFGDSDLGSDTVSQVEAAVLACIGEDSINFQFNQHLLVNELTRKMPDGRVKTLDLSWSAITDESDTVMRLMLCVRDVTELRQLAAEAGEQKRRLEMIGEILSVSEEKFHHFVESATGFINENERIIRQHAQVNEPAVAELFRNMHTIKGNARTYSLQHLTSIVHETEQRYDALRQPEAAHEWDQEQLIAELARVKEALQHYATINEVSLGRRKAGRVGSAERYLMVDREHIQESLRLLDAANPADMLDLLTARDSVRRTLRLLGTEKVEEALAGVLHSLPSLAAELGKTAPAVRIDDNGYRVRTQAGSMLKNVFMHLLRNSVDHGIEPTAQRVALGKPEAGVIDIEVGVAEGALQITLSDDGRGLALSRIRGIAADRGWLQPDTQLSDEAVAEFIFRPGFSTAQNVTEVSGRGVGMDAVRDFIRREGGRIELRFTDDHAGADFRQFQTIVYLPENCAVDSVGTSMHDAAQTVSSIQANAHFE, encoded by the coding sequence ATGACCATCCGTCACCGCATCACTCTACTGGTGGTGTTGATGCTGGTCGCCTTGTCGGCGATCGGTGGATACGCTGTCTATCAGACTCGCGGCAGTGCCGCAGACGTTCGGCAAGTGACGCAGGGCGTCGTGCCGAGCGCGCTGGCTTCGGCAGACCTTGTCTCGCAGGTCAAGGACGTGCAGCTCGCGACGATGACACTCGTCTATTCGCCCGACGCGAACATGGTCGAGCAGGCTCAAAAAGAACTCGCCGCGAAAGAGAAATCGCTGCGCGAAGCACTCGACCTGCAGGCAAAAGCAGCCGCGAGCCATGCGCAGGAAGGGCTCGTCACGCAGGCGCGCGACAGCCTCGCCAACTACTTCGCGGCTATCAACGATACCGCGAAAATGAAGGCCGAAGGCAAGAACGATCTCGCGCAAGCCTATCTGTTCGCGAACGTCGCGCAGTACCGCGACGAACTCGAAGGCATCGTCGAAACGCTGCGCATCGAAAAGAACCGCCAGAAAGACGAAGCCATCGACGCGTTGAATACGGGCCTCGCGACGACTACCACGGCGATTGGCAGCGCATCGGGTGCGGCGATTCTGGTGCTGATCGCAATTGGCCTGCTGCTATACCGGCAGATCACGCGACCGCTTTCGCGCATGCAGGAGATGATGAGCGAGATCGCTTCGAGCCAGGATTTCACGCGCCGCGTGCCCGTGGGCCGCATGGACGAGATCGGCCATTCGATTGTCGCGTTCAACGGCATGATCGAAAAGATCCAGCAAAGCTCCGCGCAACTGAAGCAGAAGACGGCCGATATTCAGGCGATGTTGCAGAACATGCAGCAGGGCATTCTGACGGTTGTCGAAGATGCGAAGATTCACTCGGAGTACTCGGCCTATCTGGAAGAGATCTTCGAAACGAACGATATCGCCGGGCGTGCGCTAATGGACCTCGTATTCGGCGACAGCGACCTGGGTTCGGATACCGTATCGCAAGTCGAAGCAGCCGTGCTGGCGTGTATCGGCGAAGACAGCATCAACTTCCAGTTCAACCAGCATCTGCTCGTCAACGAACTGACGCGCAAGATGCCCGACGGCCGCGTGAAGACGCTCGATCTGAGCTGGTCTGCGATCACCGACGAAAGCGACACGGTGATGCGCCTGATGCTGTGCGTGCGCGACGTGACCGAGTTGCGCCAGCTCGCCGCAGAAGCGGGCGAGCAGAAGCGCCGCCTCGAAATGATCGGCGAAATTCTCTCGGTGAGCGAGGAGAAGTTCCACCATTTCGTTGAAAGTGCAACGGGCTTCATCAACGAGAACGAACGCATCATCCGTCAGCATGCGCAGGTCAACGAGCCGGCTGTCGCCGAACTGTTCCGCAACATGCATACGATCAAGGGCAATGCGCGGACTTACAGCCTCCAGCATCTGACCAGCATCGTGCACGAAACCGAGCAACGTTACGACGCGCTGCGCCAACCCGAGGCGGCGCACGAATGGGATCAGGAGCAACTCATTGCCGAACTGGCGCGCGTGAAAGAAGCGTTGCAGCACTACGCGACGATCAACGAAGTGAGCCTCGGCCGACGCAAGGCGGGCCGTGTCGGCAGCGCCGAACGCTATCTGATGGTGGATCGCGAGCATATTCAGGAAAGCCTGCGCCTGCTCGATGCGGCGAACCCGGCTGACATGCTCGATCTGCTGACGGCGCGCGACTCGGTGCGCAGGACATTGCGCCTGCTTGGTACGGAGAAAGTCGAAGAGGCGCTCGCCGGCGTGCTGCACTCGTTGCCCTCGCTTGCCGCCGAGCTTGGCAAGACCGCGCCCGCCGTGCGTATCGACGACAACGGGTATCGCGTTCGCACGCAGGCGGGCAGCATGCTCAAGAACGTGTTCATGCATCTGCTGCGCAATTCCGTCGATCACGGCATCGAGCCCACCGCGCAGCGTGTAGCGCTCGGCAAACCGGAAGCGGGTGTCATCGATATCGAAGTGGGCGTCGCCGAAGGCGCATTGCAGATCACGTTGAGCGACGATGGACGCGGTCTCGCGCTGTCGCGCATTCGCGGCATCGCGGCCGATCGCGGCTGGCTTCAGCCCGACACGCAATTGAGCGACGAAGCTGTGGCGGAATTCATCTTCCGTCCGGGCTTCTCGACTGCGCAGAACGTGACGGAGGTGTCGGGCCGCGGTGTCGGCATGGATGCGGTGCGCGATTTCATCCGCCGCGAAGGCGGGCGCATCGAGTTGCGCTTCACGGACGATCATGCGGGCGCGGATTTCCGCCAGTTCCAGACGATCGTCTATCTGCCGGAGAACTGCGCTGTCGATAGCGTCGGCACGTCGATGCATGACGCCGCGCAAACAGTGAGTTCGATTCAGGCGAATGCACATTTCGAATAG
- a CDS encoding ABC transporter permease, with protein sequence MSTPTAPAHTHRRFADHLPTLAEAGPLVALLLACIFFISQSDRFLSFQNLSLIMQQTMVVAVIAIGQTLIVLTGGIDLSCGMLMAFGSIVMTKFAVALGVPPVIAIACGVAASMLFGLLNGVLITRIKLPAFIVTLGTLNIAFAATQLYSNAESVSNLPDAMMFFGNTFNLGPATVTYGTVLTLLMYLGTWFVLRDTVPGRHLYALGNNPEAARLMGLSAQRILITVYTLAGALYGIAALLSVSRTGVGDPQAGQTENLDSITAVVLGGTSLFGGRGSIAGTLLGALIVGVFRNGLTLMGVSSVYQVLITGILVILAVAADKLSRRGAR encoded by the coding sequence ATGTCGACTCCCACCGCCCCCGCTCACACCCATCGCCGGTTTGCGGATCATCTGCCAACACTTGCCGAAGCTGGCCCGCTCGTCGCGCTCTTGCTCGCATGCATCTTTTTCATCTCGCAGAGCGACCGCTTTCTGTCGTTCCAGAACCTGTCGCTCATCATGCAGCAGACGATGGTGGTCGCCGTCATCGCCATCGGCCAGACGCTGATCGTGCTGACGGGCGGCATCGATCTGTCGTGCGGGATGTTGATGGCGTTCGGCTCGATCGTGATGACGAAATTCGCCGTCGCGTTGGGCGTGCCGCCCGTCATCGCGATCGCTTGCGGCGTTGCTGCGAGCATGCTGTTCGGCTTGCTCAACGGTGTGCTGATCACGCGCATCAAGCTGCCCGCGTTCATCGTCACGCTCGGCACGTTGAATATCGCCTTCGCGGCCACGCAGCTCTATTCGAACGCGGAGAGCGTGTCGAATCTGCCCGACGCGATGATGTTCTTCGGCAACACCTTCAATCTCGGGCCGGCCACCGTCACCTACGGCACCGTGCTCACACTGCTGATGTATCTCGGGACATGGTTCGTATTGCGCGACACGGTGCCCGGCCGTCACCTCTACGCACTCGGCAACAACCCCGAAGCCGCGCGCCTGATGGGCCTTTCCGCGCAACGCATCCTGATCACGGTGTACACCCTGGCGGGCGCGCTCTACGGCATCGCCGCGCTGCTCTCCGTGTCGCGCACGGGCGTCGGCGATCCGCAAGCGGGACAAACGGAGAACCTCGACAGCATCACGGCCGTTGTGCTGGGCGGCACGAGTCTGTTCGGCGGGCGCGGCTCGATTGCGGGCACGCTGCTGGGCGCATTGATTGTCGGCGTGTTCCGCAATGGCTTGACCTTGATGGGTGTGTCGTCGGTGTACCAGGTGCTGATCACCGGCATTCTCGTGATTCTCGCAGTCGCCGCCGACAAACTGTCGCGCCGCGGCGCACGTTGA
- a CDS encoding DUF4148 domain-containing protein has protein sequence MKSLGQFVIVAALVSAPLAAFAQSNQPLTRAQVREELVQLHSVGYSPLDDRNSYPTHIQAAEARLAAQQAASTQQSGLGGAVNGVSEAGVRADANGITFSHH, from the coding sequence ATGAAATCGCTCGGTCAATTCGTTATCGTCGCCGCTCTTGTCAGTGCTCCCCTGGCCGCATTCGCGCAGAGCAATCAGCCTTTGACGCGCGCACAGGTGCGCGAAGAACTCGTGCAATTGCATAGCGTCGGTTACAGCCCACTCGACGATCGCAACAGCTATCCCACGCATATTCAGGCTGCCGAAGCGCGTCTGGCCGCACAACAGGCTGCGTCGACCCAGCAAAGCGGATTGGGTGGCGCGGTGAATGGCGTGTCGGAAGCCGGCGTGCGCGCCGATGCGAATGGCATCACGTTCTCGCATCATTAA
- a CDS encoding sugar ABC transporter substrate-binding protein, producing MNPISRRQLRRASRTQPVVKGIAAACVAASALWCASASLAADQPVVGLITKTDTNPFFVKMKQGAESAAQKDGAKLLTAAGKFDGDNAAQVTAIENMITAGAKAILITPSDTKAIVPSIKKARAAGALVIALDTPTDPQDATDALFATDNFKAGVLIGQYAKAALGGKPAKIATLDLAPGVSVGVLRHNGFLQGMGVKEGDPSIVCSQDTRGDQSKGQTAMENCLQKAPDINVVYTINEPAAAGAYRALKSAGKDKSVMIVSIDGGCEGVRNVKAGAIAATSQQYPLKMAELGVQAGVEYAKTGKKVSGYHDTGVTLITDKPQGGVDSKDTKFGLDNCWGNK from the coding sequence ATGAACCCGATTTCCCGCAGGCAACTGCGCCGCGCGTCCCGCACGCAACCCGTCGTCAAGGGCATCGCCGCTGCGTGCGTCGCTGCGTCTGCGCTGTGGTGCGCGAGCGCCAGTCTCGCAGCCGATCAGCCCGTCGTCGGCCTGATCACGAAGACCGACACCAACCCGTTCTTCGTCAAGATGAAGCAAGGCGCGGAATCCGCCGCGCAGAAAGACGGCGCGAAGCTGCTGACCGCCGCCGGCAAGTTCGACGGCGACAACGCGGCGCAGGTCACGGCCATCGAGAACATGATCACGGCGGGCGCAAAGGCGATCCTCATCACGCCGAGCGACACGAAGGCGATCGTGCCGAGCATCAAGAAGGCACGCGCGGCAGGCGCGCTCGTCATCGCGCTCGATACGCCGACCGACCCGCAGGACGCCACCGACGCCCTGTTCGCCACCGACAACTTCAAGGCAGGCGTCTTGATCGGCCAGTATGCGAAGGCCGCGCTCGGCGGCAAGCCCGCGAAGATCGCGACACTCGATCTCGCGCCCGGCGTGTCCGTCGGCGTGCTGCGTCACAACGGCTTTTTGCAGGGCATGGGCGTGAAGGAAGGCGATCCGTCGATCGTCTGCAGCCAGGACACGCGCGGCGACCAGTCGAAGGGCCAGACGGCGATGGAAAACTGCCTGCAGAAAGCACCCGACATCAACGTCGTCTACACGATCAACGAACCGGCCGCGGCAGGCGCGTATCGCGCGCTCAAGAGCGCGGGCAAGGACAAGAGCGTGATGATCGTGTCGATTGACGGCGGCTGTGAAGGCGTACGCAACGTGAAGGCCGGCGCCATTGCCGCGACCTCGCAGCAGTATCCGTTGAAGATGGCCGAGCTCGGCGTGCAGGCAGGCGTCGAGTACGCGAAGACGGGCAAGAAGGTCTCCGGCTATCACGACACGGGTGTCACGCTGATTACCGACAAGCCGCAAGGCGGTGTCGACAGCAAGGATACGAAGTTCGGCCTCGACAACTGTTGGGGCAACAAGTAA
- a CDS encoding YihY/virulence factor BrkB family protein, whose translation MNRTHNRALHFVATHPARFALQVVKAFRKNQGLLLAGAIAYYALLSIVPLLILVAIAFSHFVGEKLLLDTLARLLEWLVPGQSRAIVRELANFLAHRTVIGWFLVVTMIFFSSLAFTVLENALSIIFVHRVAIRRRHFLLSATLPYLFSLSLGIGVLLVTLVSSSLQSVASDSIVLFGHTISLTGATRIVLYLFGLAGEIFVLTAIYLVIPAGRTTLRHALFGAVAAAVLWEVTRRVLVWYFATLSQVSVVYGSLTTAIIVLFSLEALATLMLFGAQLIAEYERLNAGPIEPAAQPFVTS comes from the coding sequence GTGAACAGGACGCACAATCGCGCGCTGCATTTCGTCGCGACGCATCCCGCGCGCTTCGCGTTGCAGGTGGTCAAGGCGTTTCGCAAGAACCAGGGGCTGCTGCTCGCGGGCGCGATCGCCTATTACGCGCTGCTGTCCATCGTGCCGCTTCTGATTCTGGTCGCCATCGCGTTCAGTCATTTCGTCGGCGAAAAGCTGCTGCTCGATACGCTCGCGCGTCTGCTCGAATGGCTGGTGCCGGGACAGTCGCGTGCGATCGTCAGGGAGCTTGCCAACTTTCTCGCGCATCGCACCGTGATCGGCTGGTTTCTCGTCGTCACGATGATCTTCTTCAGTTCGCTCGCCTTCACGGTGTTGGAGAATGCGCTGTCGATCATCTTCGTGCATCGCGTTGCGATCCGGCGCAGGCATTTTCTGCTGTCGGCGACCCTGCCTTATCTGTTCAGTCTTTCGCTGGGTATCGGCGTGCTGCTCGTGACGCTTGTGTCGAGCAGTCTTCAGTCCGTCGCGAGCGACAGCATCGTGCTGTTCGGTCACACCATTTCGCTGACGGGCGCCACGCGCATCGTGCTGTATCTGTTCGGTCTTGCTGGCGAGATTTTCGTGCTGACGGCAATCTATCTGGTGATACCCGCGGGACGCACGACGCTGCGGCACGCGCTGTTCGGCGCGGTCGCGGCCGCCGTATTGTGGGAAGTTACGCGACGCGTGCTGGTGTGGTACTTCGCGACGCTATCGCAGGTGAGCGTCGTCTATGGATCGCTGACGACGGCCATCATCGTGCTGTTCAGCCTCGAAGCGCTGGCGACGCTGATGCTGTTCGGCGCGCAACTGATCGCCGAATACGAACGACTCAATGCCGGTCCGATAGAGCCTGCCGCGCAGCCATTTGTCACGAGCTAG
- a CDS encoding ATP-binding cassette domain-containing protein has protein sequence MSTTPSSTNGTTPVLQARGLIKRYGQVTALDGCDFEVMPGEIMAVIGDNGAGKSSLIKALSGALVPDEGDLLLDGKAVKFRSPLDARQQGIETVYQDLAVAPAMSIAENLFLARELVKPGWRGKIFKIIDKRRMLEEATNAMKDLQIGIRSMRQAVETLSGGQRQGVAVARSAAFARHVVILDEPTAALGVKEGNMVLELIRRVRDRGLPVILISHNMPHVFEIADRIHIQRLGRRAALVNKSDIHMSDAVAIMTGAKQADVRAIA, from the coding sequence ATGTCGACAACCCCCTCTTCCACCAACGGCACGACGCCCGTTCTGCAAGCACGCGGTCTCATCAAGCGCTACGGCCAGGTGACCGCGCTCGACGGCTGCGACTTCGAAGTGATGCCCGGCGAAATCATGGCCGTGATCGGCGATAACGGCGCGGGCAAGTCATCGCTCATCAAGGCGCTCTCCGGCGCGCTCGTGCCCGATGAAGGCGACCTGCTGCTCGACGGCAAAGCGGTCAAGTTCCGCAGTCCGCTCGACGCGCGCCAGCAAGGCATCGAAACCGTCTATCAGGATCTCGCCGTGGCGCCCGCCATGAGCATCGCGGAGAACCTGTTCCTCGCGCGTGAACTGGTGAAGCCTGGCTGGCGCGGCAAGATCTTCAAGATCATCGACAAGCGCCGCATGCTCGAAGAAGCGACCAATGCGATGAAAGACCTGCAGATCGGCATCCGCTCGATGCGCCAGGCCGTCGAAACGCTCTCGGGCGGTCAGCGCCAGGGCGTCGCGGTAGCGCGCAGCGCGGCCTTCGCGCGGCACGTCGTGATTCTCGACGAACCGACGGCGGCGCTCGGCGTGAAGGAAGGCAACATGGTGCTGGAGCTGATCCGGCGCGTGCGCGACCGCGGCCTGCCCGTCATCCTGATCAGTCACAACATGCCGCATGTGTTCGAGATCGCGGACCGCATTCACATTCAGCGGCTCGGACGGCGCGCGGCGCTCGTGAACAAGAGCGACATCCACATGTCGGATGCTGTCGCGATCATGACGGGCGCGAAACAGGCCGACGTGCGGGCCATCGCATGA